A DNA window from Danio aesculapii chromosome 14, fDanAes4.1, whole genome shotgun sequence contains the following coding sequences:
- the LOC130241145 gene encoding uncharacterized protein LOC130241145 isoform X2: protein MSLACLSLSAGEASMEALELELEAVESQIRSLETKREGIRALLLTRTRSSEVSVRYNDNLPVSSTPRVSLSRPSAPRTRCTQASFTPTPGYHGPWVQPRKVLARSRGRTSPPPVFEIPTENRFAPLRETGRDVAIIGDSIVRHVRSTSSKGNKVRTFCFPGARVKNISAQIPTILSAAESLGAAVLHVGTNDTGLRQTEILKKDFRSLIETVRRTSPATQIIVSGPLPTYRRGNERLFRADGLHPSRAGAELLSDNITRILRSI from the exons atgtcgcttgcgtgtctgtccttgagtgcaggagaggcatcgatggaggcgctggagctggagctggaagcggtggagtcccagattcgctcgctggagacgaagcgagagggcatcagggctctgctcttaacccgtactcgctcgtctgaggtaagtgtccgatacaacgacaatctcccagtttcttcaaccccgcgtgtttctctgtccaggcccagcgcaccgaggacgcggtgcacccaggcgtcgttcacgccgactcccggctaccacggcccctgggtgcaaccgcgtaaggtgcttgccaggtcccggggcagaacgtctcctcctccggtgttcgagatccccacggagaaccgcttcgcccctctccgcgagacgggtcgcgatgttgccatcattggcgactcaatcgtccgccacgtccgctccacttcctccaaaggtaacaaagtacgcactttctgcttccctggtgcccgagttaagaatatttctgcacagatacctactatcctgagcgctgccgagagcctcggtgccgccgtcctccacgtggggacgaacgacaccgggctccggcagacggagatcctgaagaaggacttcaggagcctgatcgagacggttcgacgcacttcgcccgccacgcagatcatcgtttctggaccgcttcctacctaccgccgaggaaatgaaag gcttttccgcgctgacgggctgcaccccagtcgagctggagctgaactcctgtcggacaacatcaccagaatacttcgctctatctga
- the LOC130241145 gene encoding uncharacterized protein LOC130241145 isoform X1, producing the protein MSLACLSLSAGEASMEALELELEAVESQIRSLETKREGIRALLLTRTRSSEVSVRYNDNLPVSSTPRVSLSRPSAPRTRCTQASFTPTPGYHGPWVQPRKVLARSRGRTSPPPVFEIPTENRFAPLRETGRDVAIIGDSIVRHVRSTSSKGNKVRTFCFPGARVKNISAQIPTILSAAESLGAAVLHVGTNDTGLRQTEILKKDFRSLIETVRRTSPATQIIVSGPLPTYRRGNERFSRLFALNEWLLTWCEEQKLLFANNWNLFWERPRLFRADGLHPSRAGAELLSDNITRILRSI; encoded by the coding sequence atgtcgcttgcgtgtctgtccttgagtgcaggagaggcatcgatggaggcgctggagctggagctggaagcggtggagtcccagattcgctcgctggagacgaagcgagagggcatcagggctctgctcttaacccgtactcgctcgtctgaggtaagtgtccgatacaacgacaatctcccagtttcttcaaccccgcgtgtttctctgtccaggcccagcgcaccgaggacgcggtgcacccaggcgtcgttcacgccgactcccggctaccacggcccctgggtgcaaccgcgtaaggtgcttgccaggtcccggggcagaacgtctcctcctccggtgttcgagatccccacggagaaccgcttcgcccctctccgcgagacgggtcgcgatgttgccatcattggcgactcaatcgtccgccacgtccgctccacttcctccaaaggtaacaaagtacgcactttctgcttccctggtgcccgagttaagaatatttctgcacagatacctactatcctgagcgctgccgagagcctcggtgccgccgtcctccacgtggggacgaacgacaccgggctccggcagacggagatcctgaagaaggacttcaggagcctgatcgagacggttcgacgcacttcgcccgccacgcagatcatcgtttctggaccgcttcctacctaccgccgaggaaatgaaaggttcagtagactttttgctctgaatgaatggctattaacatggtgtgaagaacagaaattgctctttgccaataactggaatcttttctgggagcgtcctaggcttttccgcgctgacgggctgcaccccagtcgagctggagctgaactcctgtcggacaacatcaccagaatacttcgctctatctga